In Prunus dulcis chromosome 1, ALMONDv2, whole genome shotgun sequence, the following are encoded in one genomic region:
- the LOC117614886 gene encoding myosin-binding protein 3-like isoform X2, which produces MAANKFATMLHRNTNKITLILVYTLLEWILIILLLLNSLFSFLIIKFADYFGLKTPCLWCSRLDHLLEPGKNKNSHRDLVCETHANEISKLGYCSNHQKLAESQDMCEDCSSQPDCEEWSKKFAFFPWMKQIGVIQGGDEKVIQNGDENLNCSCCGMKLNKFYPPCILIKPSWEVLDYTQKQSLTMEAGVDAQTEEGDHSDQSRSDFIIDQHEDEEAIEVNREDNTIFDVDGGCKRREDEAEEHSACSVCDYGCKEIVANEDDKVDRVIDEQEPIQEAKLNVSMDDQPRDHQTFIQASCDNGLSPEILPQHLEFYIDQDDCRLVLVDLIDSPTATENQSHKKYKVEDQANSSYEDVILDFGMCFEAQAKPVVESWRSSEESVTLLSFHESKEEGRASVLDSEDLGENRSSSSVFQGEEGGIAKEENEPVATTQATQTSSHEDDDDDDDDDGQSTAAIARDDIDSDVHQAFEDDVYMHNDEIDAEVSIGTEIPDQEPIDEMQLAQEFLHSSYPCAQEDPSTSCANLHACDHHAETGEEAKENHFSLGSEFNEIVEEKVPDTPTSIDSLHQLHKELLLFERREVGTEESLDGSVLSDIEGGDGVMTIEKLKTVLRAERKALNELYAELEEERSASAVAASQTMAMINRLQEEKAAMQMEALQYQRMMEEQSEYDQEAMQLLNELMVKREKEKQEVERELEICRKKVQDYEAKEKMMILRRMKDGSTRSRSSSGPCSNAEDSDGLSIDLNNESKEEDSREEGSNQNTPTDAVLYLEESLASFEEEKLSILDQLKELEEKLLTLSDEEEEHFQNMKPIKYFLSENGNGYHEKLDVSSEVNGVANGHSKEMNGKHSIKGSKGKRLLPLFDAIEAEAEDGELELNGDTGGYDSFASQDFVIKFEEENKKFAIEEEVGHVYERLQALEADREFLKHCISSLRKGDKGLVLLQEILEHLRDLRSVELRLRTTGDSVL; this is translated from the exons ATGGCTGCCAACAAGTTTGCGACCATGTTGCACAGAAACACCAACAAAATCACTCTTATTCTCGTCTATACACTCCTTGAATGGATTCTGAtcatccttcttcttctcaattcactgttttcttttctaattatAAAATTCGCTGATTACTTTGGCCTTAAAACACCCTGCCTCTGGTGTTCTAGGCTTGATCATCTCTTAGAACCCGGAAAGAACAAGAATTCTCATAGAGATCTTGTGTGTGAAACACACGCCAATGAAATATCCAAACTGGGTTATTGCTCAAATCACCAGAAACTAGCTGAATCGCAAGACATGTGTGAAGATTGCTCATCGCAGCCAGATTGTGAAGAATGGTCAAAGAAGTTTGCTTTCTTTCCATGGATGAAGCAAATTGGTGTGATTCAAGGTGGCGATGAAAAAGTTATTCAGAATGGTGATGAAAACTTGAACTGTTCCTGCTGTGGCATGAAGTTGAATAAATTCTACCCTCCATGTATTCTAATTAAGCCTTCTTGGGAGGTTTTGGATTACACccaaaaacagagtttgacTATGGAAGCAGGGGTTGATGCTCAAACTGAAGAAGGTGATCACTCAGATCAAAGCAGATCGGATTTCATAATCGATCAacatgaagatgaagaggcTATTGAAGTAAACAGGGAAGACAATACGATTTTTGATGTTGATGGAGGCTgtaaaagaagagaagacGAGGCAGAGGAGCATTCTGCCTGTTCTGTATGTGACTATGGCTGCAAGGAAATTGTTGCCAATGAAGATGACAAAGTGGACAGAGTTATAGATGAACAAGAACCCATCCAAGAGGCTAAGTTGAATGTTTCAATGGATGATCAACCACGTGATCACCAGACTTTCATTCAGGCCAGTTGTGATAACGGTTTATCTCCTGAAATTCTGCCTCAGCATCTGGAGTTCTACATTGATCAAGATGATTGTCGACTGGTTCTGGTTGATTTGATTGATTCTCCCACCGCCACTGAAAACCAAAGTCACAAAAAGTACAAGGTGGAAGACCAAGCAAACAGTAGTTATGAAGATGTTATACTGGATTTTGGCATGTGTTTCGAGGCACAAGCCAAACCGGTCGTGGAGAGTTGGCGCAGTTCAGAAGAGTCAGTGACATTGCTTTCATTCCATGAGAGTAAGGAAGAGGGCAGGGCTTCAGTTCTTGATTCAGAGGATTTGGGTGAGAATAGGAGCTCCTCCTCGGTCTTTCAAGGAGAAGAAGGAGGTATAGCAAAGGAGGAAAATGAACCAGTTGCTACTACTCAAGCAACACAAACCTCATCtcatgaggatgatgatgatgatgatgatgatgatggccAATCTACTGCAGCTATAGCAAGAGATGACATTGATTCAGATGTTCATCAAG CTTTTGAGGATGATGTCTATATGCATAACGACGAGATTGATGCGGAGGTCTCAATAGGGACAGAAATTCCTGATCAGGAACCGATTGATGAAATGCAATTAGCTCAAGAATTTCTGCATTCCTCCTATCCATGTGCACAGGAAGACCCTTCTACAAGTTGTGCCAATCTTCATGCTTGTGATCATCATG CTGAAACGGGCGaggaagcaaaagaaaatcatttCTCATTAGGTTCAGAATTTAATGAGATTGTGGAAGAGAAAGTCCCTGATACACCTACTTCTATAGACAGTCTCCATCAGTTGCATAAGGAATTGCTACTTtttgaaagaagagaagtgGGAACAGAAGAGTCATTGGATGGAAGTGTCCTAAGCGATATTGAAGGTGGTGATGGAGTCATGACCattgagaaattaaaaacagTGTTGAGAGCTGAACGGAAGGCTTTGAATGAATTATATGCAGAACTTGAAGAAGAGAGGAGTGCTTCTGCAGTGGCAGCCAGCCAGACAATGGCAATGATAAATAGGCTACAGGAAGAAAAAGCAGCAATGCAGATGGAAGCTTTGCAGTACCAGAGAATGATGGAAGAGCAGTCTGAGTACGACCAGGAAGCTATGCAGCTCTTGAATGAACTTATggtaaaaagggaaaaagaaaagcaagaagTTGAAAGGGAGCTGGAAATATGTCGAAAGAAGGTCCAGGATTATGAGGCCAAAGAGAAAATGATGATTTTGAGGAGAATGAAAGATGGCAGCACAAGAAGTAGGAGTTCATCCGGTCCTTGTAGCAATGCTGAGGATAGTGATGGGCTATCTATTGATTTGAATAATGAATCCAAGGAAGAAGATAGCCGCGAAGAAGGAAGCAATCAAAACACCCCGACTGATGCAGTTCTGTATCTGGAGGAATCTTTGGCTAGCTTTGAGGAAGAGAAGTTATCCATTCTAGACCAGCTCAAGGAATTGGAAGAGAAACTTTTGACCTTAAGtgatgaagaggaagaacaTTTTCAGAATATGAAACCAATCAAGTATTTCCTTTCAGAGAATGGAAATGGCTACCATGAAAAATTAGATGTTAGTAGTGAAGTAAACGGCGTTGCAAATGGCCATTCCAAAGAAATGAATGGAAAGCATAGCATCAAGGGCTCAAAGGGAAAGAGACTTCTTCCACTTTTTGATGCCATTGAAGCAGAAGCCGAAGATGGGGAATTGGAATTGAATGGAGATACAGGAGGGTATGATTCTTTTGCATCACAAGACTTTGtcataaaatttgaagaagaaaacaagaaatttgCCATTGAGGAGGAGGTTGGTCATGTCTATGAGAGACTGCAAGCGCTTGAAGCAGATAGGGAGTTCCTAAAGCATTGCATTAGCTCCTTGAGGAAAGGAGATAAGGGATTAGTTCTTCTCCAAGAGATTTTGGAACATCTTCGTGATCTGAGAAGTGTGGAACTCCGTCTGAGGACAACGGGAGACAGCGTCCTATAA
- the LOC117614886 gene encoding myosin-binding protein 3-like isoform X1 yields MAANKFATMLHRNTNKITLILVYTLLEWILIILLLLNSLFSFLIIKFADYFGLKTPCLWCSRLDHLLEPGKNKNSHRDLVCETHANEISKLGYCSNHQKLAESQDMCEDCSSQPDCEEWSKKFAFFPWMKQIGVIQGGDEKVIQNGDENLNCSCCGMKLNKFYPPCILIKPSWEVLDYTQKQSLTMEAGVDAQTEEGDHSDQSRSDFIIDQHEDEEAIEVNREDNTIFDVDGGCKRREDEAEEHSACSVCDYGCKEIVANEDDKVDRVIDEQEPIQEAKLNVSMDDQPRDHQTFIQASCDNGLSPEILPQHLEFYIDQDDCRLVLVDLIDSPTATENQSHKKYKVEDQANSSYEDVILDFGMCFEAQAKPVVESWRSSEESVTLLSFHESKEEGRASVLDSEDLGENRSSSSVFQGEEGGIAKEENEPVATTQATQTSSHEDDDDDDDDDGQSTAAIARDDIDSDVHQAFEDDVYMHNDEIDAEVSIGTEIPDQEPIDEMQLAQEFLHSSYPCAQEDPSTSCANLHACDHHGSKQAEEELLKFKTFSAETGEEAKENHFSLGSEFNEIVEEKVPDTPTSIDSLHQLHKELLLFERREVGTEESLDGSVLSDIEGGDGVMTIEKLKTVLRAERKALNELYAELEEERSASAVAASQTMAMINRLQEEKAAMQMEALQYQRMMEEQSEYDQEAMQLLNELMVKREKEKQEVERELEICRKKVQDYEAKEKMMILRRMKDGSTRSRSSSGPCSNAEDSDGLSIDLNNESKEEDSREEGSNQNTPTDAVLYLEESLASFEEEKLSILDQLKELEEKLLTLSDEEEEHFQNMKPIKYFLSENGNGYHEKLDVSSEVNGVANGHSKEMNGKHSIKGSKGKRLLPLFDAIEAEAEDGELELNGDTGGYDSFASQDFVIKFEEENKKFAIEEEVGHVYERLQALEADREFLKHCISSLRKGDKGLVLLQEILEHLRDLRSVELRLRTTGDSVL; encoded by the exons ATGGCTGCCAACAAGTTTGCGACCATGTTGCACAGAAACACCAACAAAATCACTCTTATTCTCGTCTATACACTCCTTGAATGGATTCTGAtcatccttcttcttctcaattcactgttttcttttctaattatAAAATTCGCTGATTACTTTGGCCTTAAAACACCCTGCCTCTGGTGTTCTAGGCTTGATCATCTCTTAGAACCCGGAAAGAACAAGAATTCTCATAGAGATCTTGTGTGTGAAACACACGCCAATGAAATATCCAAACTGGGTTATTGCTCAAATCACCAGAAACTAGCTGAATCGCAAGACATGTGTGAAGATTGCTCATCGCAGCCAGATTGTGAAGAATGGTCAAAGAAGTTTGCTTTCTTTCCATGGATGAAGCAAATTGGTGTGATTCAAGGTGGCGATGAAAAAGTTATTCAGAATGGTGATGAAAACTTGAACTGTTCCTGCTGTGGCATGAAGTTGAATAAATTCTACCCTCCATGTATTCTAATTAAGCCTTCTTGGGAGGTTTTGGATTACACccaaaaacagagtttgacTATGGAAGCAGGGGTTGATGCTCAAACTGAAGAAGGTGATCACTCAGATCAAAGCAGATCGGATTTCATAATCGATCAacatgaagatgaagaggcTATTGAAGTAAACAGGGAAGACAATACGATTTTTGATGTTGATGGAGGCTgtaaaagaagagaagacGAGGCAGAGGAGCATTCTGCCTGTTCTGTATGTGACTATGGCTGCAAGGAAATTGTTGCCAATGAAGATGACAAAGTGGACAGAGTTATAGATGAACAAGAACCCATCCAAGAGGCTAAGTTGAATGTTTCAATGGATGATCAACCACGTGATCACCAGACTTTCATTCAGGCCAGTTGTGATAACGGTTTATCTCCTGAAATTCTGCCTCAGCATCTGGAGTTCTACATTGATCAAGATGATTGTCGACTGGTTCTGGTTGATTTGATTGATTCTCCCACCGCCACTGAAAACCAAAGTCACAAAAAGTACAAGGTGGAAGACCAAGCAAACAGTAGTTATGAAGATGTTATACTGGATTTTGGCATGTGTTTCGAGGCACAAGCCAAACCGGTCGTGGAGAGTTGGCGCAGTTCAGAAGAGTCAGTGACATTGCTTTCATTCCATGAGAGTAAGGAAGAGGGCAGGGCTTCAGTTCTTGATTCAGAGGATTTGGGTGAGAATAGGAGCTCCTCCTCGGTCTTTCAAGGAGAAGAAGGAGGTATAGCAAAGGAGGAAAATGAACCAGTTGCTACTACTCAAGCAACACAAACCTCATCtcatgaggatgatgatgatgatgatgatgatgatggccAATCTACTGCAGCTATAGCAAGAGATGACATTGATTCAGATGTTCATCAAG CTTTTGAGGATGATGTCTATATGCATAACGACGAGATTGATGCGGAGGTCTCAATAGGGACAGAAATTCCTGATCAGGAACCGATTGATGAAATGCAATTAGCTCAAGAATTTCTGCATTCCTCCTATCCATGTGCACAGGAAGACCCTTCTACAAGTTGTGCCAATCTTCATGCTTGTGATCATCATG GTTCTAAACAAGCAGAGGAAGAGTTactaaaatttaaaacctTTTCAGCTGAAACGGGCGaggaagcaaaagaaaatcatttCTCATTAGGTTCAGAATTTAATGAGATTGTGGAAGAGAAAGTCCCTGATACACCTACTTCTATAGACAGTCTCCATCAGTTGCATAAGGAATTGCTACTTtttgaaagaagagaagtgGGAACAGAAGAGTCATTGGATGGAAGTGTCCTAAGCGATATTGAAGGTGGTGATGGAGTCATGACCattgagaaattaaaaacagTGTTGAGAGCTGAACGGAAGGCTTTGAATGAATTATATGCAGAACTTGAAGAAGAGAGGAGTGCTTCTGCAGTGGCAGCCAGCCAGACAATGGCAATGATAAATAGGCTACAGGAAGAAAAAGCAGCAATGCAGATGGAAGCTTTGCAGTACCAGAGAATGATGGAAGAGCAGTCTGAGTACGACCAGGAAGCTATGCAGCTCTTGAATGAACTTATggtaaaaagggaaaaagaaaagcaagaagTTGAAAGGGAGCTGGAAATATGTCGAAAGAAGGTCCAGGATTATGAGGCCAAAGAGAAAATGATGATTTTGAGGAGAATGAAAGATGGCAGCACAAGAAGTAGGAGTTCATCCGGTCCTTGTAGCAATGCTGAGGATAGTGATGGGCTATCTATTGATTTGAATAATGAATCCAAGGAAGAAGATAGCCGCGAAGAAGGAAGCAATCAAAACACCCCGACTGATGCAGTTCTGTATCTGGAGGAATCTTTGGCTAGCTTTGAGGAAGAGAAGTTATCCATTCTAGACCAGCTCAAGGAATTGGAAGAGAAACTTTTGACCTTAAGtgatgaagaggaagaacaTTTTCAGAATATGAAACCAATCAAGTATTTCCTTTCAGAGAATGGAAATGGCTACCATGAAAAATTAGATGTTAGTAGTGAAGTAAACGGCGTTGCAAATGGCCATTCCAAAGAAATGAATGGAAAGCATAGCATCAAGGGCTCAAAGGGAAAGAGACTTCTTCCACTTTTTGATGCCATTGAAGCAGAAGCCGAAGATGGGGAATTGGAATTGAATGGAGATACAGGAGGGTATGATTCTTTTGCATCACAAGACTTTGtcataaaatttgaagaagaaaacaagaaatttgCCATTGAGGAGGAGGTTGGTCATGTCTATGAGAGACTGCAAGCGCTTGAAGCAGATAGGGAGTTCCTAAAGCATTGCATTAGCTCCTTGAGGAAAGGAGATAAGGGATTAGTTCTTCTCCAAGAGATTTTGGAACATCTTCGTGATCTGAGAAGTGTGGAACTCCGTCTGAGGACAACGGGAGACAGCGTCCTATAA